From a single Cotesia glomerata isolate CgM1 linkage group LG6, MPM_Cglom_v2.3, whole genome shotgun sequence genomic region:
- the LOC123267770 gene encoding twisted gastrulation protein homolog 1-A-like yields MTCSQNLILMGTTTIIMIIGMTAVSFTAACNEAICASVVSKCMLTQSCKCDLVTCTCCKECFSCLSYLYDECCSCVDLCPKPNITDNPLSKKSHVEDFAEPVPGLFQALTAEPDPHERWITFTYPVDFDVSLFQPKSEKEINYQMQTVEEEVHHPLKPNVMTVNCTVAYMAQCNSWNKCQASCQSMGATSYRWFHDGCCECIGDTCINYGINESRCLHCPADKEGDELKDQYDDYGQDDEDLSEELD; encoded by the exons ATGACGTGTTCGCAGAATTTAATTCTGATGGGAACCACGAcgattattatgattatcgGTATGACTGCCGTGAGTTTTACTGCAGCATGCAACGAAGCTATTTGTGCAAGTGTCGTGAGCAAATGTATGCTTACTCAGAGTTGCAAGTGTGACCTCGTCACCTGCACTTGCTGTAAGGAATGCTTCTCATGTTTATCTTACCTATATGATGAATGCTGCTCCTGTGTTG atttgtGTCCAAAACCGAATATAACCGACAATCCTCTGAGTAAAAAATCACACGTGGAAGATTTTGCTGAACCTGTGCCAGGACTTTTTCAAGCACTCACTGCTGAACCTGATCCTCACGAAAGATGGATCACTTTTACTTATCCAGTTGACTTTGATGTCTCGTTATTCCAGCCTAAATCtgagaaagaaataaattatcaaatgc AAACTGTCGAAGAGGAAGTTCATCACCCATTGAAGCCAAATGTAATGACCGTAAATTGTACAGTAGCTTATATGGCTCAGTGCAATTCATGGAATAAGTGCCAAGCATCCTGCCAAAGCATGGGAGCAACGAGTTACAGATGGTTTCATGATGGTTGTTGTGAATGTATCGGTGACACGTGCATCAATTACGGAATAAATGAGTCACGATGTCTTCATTGCCCTGCTGATAAAGAAGGTGATGAGCTCAAAGATCAATATGATGATTATGGACAAGATGATGAAGATCTGAGTGAAGAGCTCGACTAA
- the LOC123268025 gene encoding uncharacterized protein LOC123268025 — MLLIATLLITHNITQSCLIDIISIINLHCLSDGLHKNSLFKFKKFFALGNYNNTNHKKHYYCSNCLKGLTSSNEACPECLNSKTAHFITLSISEQLQELYNRPGFYRQLQNRFRQPHLNGTFINDVYDGSLYKNIERNGYLSNGNNISFMWYTDGVPVFKSSQISIWPLYLTINELPFKERAKRHNLLLAGLWFGDTKPDANLFIDKLHSQFTKLLEGVKYTLSDGQEIFVQAALLFGTCDNPAKTHFLNFKQFNGFYGCPVCLEPGESYRCSTGGTTHVYKFTQNPTLRITEQSIEHANIALENNSEQFGVKGPCAFTNIMPDFIAGTAIDKMHCVDNGVVKKLLSLWFDSTYNSFRYSLYPVIQVINDRLTSIKPPKFVHRLPRTIQELTHWKASELRMWFFYYSLPVLSDVMQNVFFEHFMLLVTGIAYLSSDSITHEMIDEAQRLLNKFVSDFETLYGLQNCSINIHSLLHLPEYVRRIGPLWTTSCYVFEDLNGQFLKLIHGTRYIDSQIANIYGQLLRMHKYQEQLPDGPLRDFCIIRKYGVKICEKIFRHCYSVGTYVNFDNIPQFLRRAVQHLLPIRNIKKYHRLLKDGQLYVSEQYSRDLKTLSSDVQYTDHTGIPRFGRVCCFIKITECECLNTCHCDGTHHAIIKKFEFNNAFQLSYGNENLTVPHIYECTITEEHIAVPVKFLKSVCISMKVDQRLFVAQTVNTKELE; from the exons ATGTTATTAATTGCGACTTTGTTAATAACTCATAACATCACGCAGTCATGTCTTATTGACATTATatctataataaatttacattgttTGAGTGACGGTCttcataaaaatagtttatttaagtTCAAGAAGTTTTTTGCTTTGGGAAATTATAACAACACTAATCATAAgaaacattattattgttcAAATTGCCTAAAAGGCTTAACCTCTTCAAATGAAGCTTGTCCAGAATGCTTAAACAGCAAAACAGCACATTTTATAACCTTATCAATTTCCGAGCAACTGCAAGAATTATATAACCGACCCGGATTTTACCGACAATTGCAAAACCGGTTCCGACAGCCACATTTGAATGGAACCTTTATTAATGATGTCTATGATGGTtctttatacaaaaatattgagAGGAACGGTTACTTATCTAACGGAAATAATATATCATTCATGTGGTACACTGACGGTGTTCCGGTTTTTAAATCGTCACAAATAAGTATTTGGCCTTTGTATTTAACGATCAACGAATTACCTTTTAAAGAACGAGCCAAACGTCATAACTTATTGTTAGCTGGATTGTGGTTTGGTGATACTAAACCTGATGCTAATCTGTTTATCGATAAACTGCACTCACAATTCACAAAACTTCTTGAAGGTGTGAAGTATACTCTATCTGATGGACaggaaatatttgttcaagCAGCATTGCTGTTTGGTACATGCGATAATCCTGCCAAAACACATTTTCTAAACTTTAAACAATTCAATGGTTTTTATGGTTGCCCAGTTTGTTTAGAACCAGGAGAGAGTTATCGTTGTTCAACTGGGGGAACGACGCACGTTtacaaattcactcaaaatCCAACTCTCCGAATAACTGAGCAATCTATAGAGCATGCAAATATTGCATTAGAAAATAACAGCGAACAATTTGGAGTCAAAGGTCCATGTGCTTT taCAAACATAATGCCGGATTTTATAGCAGGAACAGCAATTGATAAAATGCATTGCGTAGATAATGGTGTTGTAAAAAAACTCTTATCTTTGTGGTTCGACAGTACTTATAATAGTTTTCGTTATTCACTTTATCCTGTAATTCAAGTGATCAATGATCGATTAACTAGCATAAAACCACCAAAATTCGTCCACCGATTGCCACGAACAATACAAGAACTAACTCACTGGAAAGCTTCAGAGCTTagaatgtggtttttttattactcGCTACCAGTCTTATCTGATGTGAtgcaaaatgttttttttgaacattttATGCTATTAGTTACAGGTATTGCATACCTTTCATCTGATAGTATTACGCATGAAATGATAGATGAAGCACAAaggttattaaataaatttgtcagTGACTTTGAAACGCTGTATGGGCTCCAAAATTGTTCTATTAACATACATTCACTTCTTCACTTACCAGAATATGTAAGACGAATTGGGCCTTTGTGGACAACTTCTTGTTATGTCTTTGAAGATTTGAACGGGCAATTCTTGAAGTTAATACATGGGACCAGGTACATTGATTCCCAAATTGCAAATATATATGGTCAGTTACTCAGGATGCACAAATATCAAGAACAGCTACCTGATGGACCTTTACGGGATTTTTGTATCATCAGAAAATATGGAGTAAAAATTTGCGAAAAGATATTCAGACATTGTTACAGTGTTGGAACTTATGTCAATTTCGATAACATTCCGCAATTCTTACGTAGAGCAGTACAACATTTACTACCGATtagaaacataaaaaaataccatCGATTATTGAAAGACGGTCAATTGTATGTTTCTGAACAGTATTCACGAGATTTAAAAACACTATCATCTGACGTACAGTACACTGATCATACAGGAATACCACGTTTCGGCAGAGTTTGTTGCTTTATCAAAATTACTGAGTGCGAATGCTTAAATACTTGTCACTGTGATGGCACTCATCAtgcgataataaaaaaatttgaattcaaCAATGCTTTTCAACTGTCATATGGCAACGAAAATTTAACAGTACCACATATATATGAATGTACGATAACTGAAGAACATATAGCTGTtccagtaaaatttttaaaatctgttTGTATATCTATGAAAGTAGATCAACGATTATTTGTCGCTCAAACAGTAAACACAAAAGAATTAGAATAA